TTTCCGTCCGGGCTGCGCAGAAAGGCCTGGAATTCGTCTGGGCGGTGGACAGCGCCGTCCCGCGGACCATTTCCGCCGATCCCGGACGAATCCGTCAAATTTTGACCAATCTGGCCGGAAACGCCATCAAGTTCACGGAAAAAGGTCGGGTCTCCGTGATGGTCAGGCTGGAAAGCCGAACCGAAACCCAAGTGATCCTCCGATTTTCCGTCCAGGACACGGGAATCGGGATTCCCCCGGAAAAGATCAAGGGGTTGTGCCAGAAGTTCGTGCAAGTGGATGCCAGCACCACGCGAAAGTACGGTGGCACCGGATTGGGTCTTGCCATTTCCCGTCAACTGGCCGAACTGATGGGCAGCAGGCTCGAGATCGAAAGCGTGCTGGGATCCGGGTCCGTGTTCTCCTTTTGCGCCAGTTGCGGTCTGGGTCCTGCGGAAGGCATCCCCGATCGCAAGGTTTCCCGGAAATTTACGCTTGGCGGGAACGGGGGGAAGTTCAGGATCCTGGTCGCGGAGGACAACCAGGTCAACCAGTTGGTCGCCGTGGGGATCCTCGAAAAATTCGGTCTGCGAGTGGATGTGGTGGCCAATGGACTGGAAGCGCTCCGTTCCCTGGAATCGCTTCCCTACGATCTGGTCTTCATGGATGTGCTGATGCCGGAAATGGACGGTTTCGAGGCCACCACCCGGATCCGCGATCCCGACAGCCCGGTGCTCGACCACCGGATCCCGATTGTCGCGATGACCGCCAACGCGATGCGTGGAGATCGGGAAATGTGCATCGCCGCGGGCATGGACGATTATGTCTCCAAGCCGGTGAATCCACGGGAGGTTTCCACCGTCCTGGAGCGCTGGCTTCGCCGGGGGGGCGCGAAGGCTCAAGCTCCGTCGAGGAGCGCCCACCACGAATCCCTGCCTCCCGTCTACGACCGGACGGCGCTGTTGGAACGGCTGATGGGCAACGAGACCATCCTGGCGAAGGTCGTGAAGAGCTTCGCCGACACCATGGCTGGTCAGTTGACTGGATTGGAGGAAGCCCTCGCGACGGGCGATGCGATCCGCTCCGCCCAGTTGGCCCACAGCATCAAGGGGGCATCGGCGAACGCATCTGCGAAAGCCGCTTCCGTACTGGCCGCCCAGCTGGAGGACGCGTGCGCGGCGTCACGACTGCAGGAAGCCATCGAGGTCCGCCCCCGTCTGGTCGAGGCCTTCGAACAATGGAAGGAAGCCGCGCAAGGAAGCTAGGCAGGGGCTGCGGCAATTCCTGTCAAGCGGCGGTAGGCTTCCCTGTACTTCTCCAAGGTCTTCTCCACCACATCGGAAGGCAGCGGGGGAGCGGGAGGGTTCTTGTCCCAGGCTAGCGCCTCGTAGTGGTCGCGCACGAACTGCTTGTCGAAGCTCGGCTGGGCTTGGCCGGGCGCGTAGGTGTCGGCGGGCCAGAATCGGGAACTGTCCGGGGTGAGGACCTCGTCGATCAGGCTGACACGTCCGTCGATCAAGCCGAACTCGAACTTGGTGTCGGCGAGGATGATCCCCGCCGATTGGGCATGTGCGGCGGCCTTGGAATAGAGCGCCAAGGTGGATTCTTCCAGGTACTGGGCCACCTGGGGTCCGCAGATGCGTCCCGCCGTTTCGCGATCCACGTTTTCATCATGCCCGATGTCGTTTTTTGCCGCCGGCGTGAAGATGGGGTGGGGGAGGCGAGATCCGTCCTGCAGGCCCGCGGGCAGATCGTGGCCGCAGACCTTGCCGGTCCTCTGGTAATCCTTCCAGCCTGATCCCACCAGATAGCCCCGCGCGACGCATTCCACATCGAACCTCAG
This DNA window, taken from Fibrobacterota bacterium, encodes the following:
- a CDS encoding response regulator, whose amino-acid sequence is MTVWKTMKEFCSRRRGLAIVSIGVGYGVLLGLAFWVGWRLCQARPAIAPWVSLFLAAGSALGVTIAFRSIFGHRLELERVLESQREVLREKEQRLEWALAATGDGVWDWKIQSGSIHHNHQWCRILGLDDRFLEHALDTFEQQIHPEDKPSVMERIRRSLETGEPYASEHRMLRADGNAIHVVDRGNIVERNERGEPTRMVGSMVDVTERKLAEEELRETNIILEEQTARASTLAAEAEFASVSKSDFLANMSHEIRTPMNGVIGMAGLLLDTQLDPLQRKYAEIVRQSGESLLGLLNDILDLSKIEAGKLELESIPFQLAELLEETAALLSVRAAQKGLEFVWAVDSAVPRTISADPGRIRQILTNLAGNAIKFTEKGRVSVMVRLESRTETQVILRFSVQDTGIGIPPEKIKGLCQKFVQVDASTTRKYGGTGLGLAISRQLAELMGSRLEIESVLGSGSVFSFCASCGLGPAEGIPDRKVSRKFTLGGNGGKFRILVAEDNQVNQLVAVGILEKFGLRVDVVANGLEALRSLESLPYDLVFMDVLMPEMDGFEATTRIRDPDSPVLDHRIPIVAMTANAMRGDREMCIAAGMDDYVSKPVNPREVSTVLERWLRRGGAKAQAPSRSAHHESLPPVYDRTALLERLMGNETILAKVVKSFADTMAGQLTGLEEALATGDAIRSAQLAHSIKGASANASAKAASVLAAQLEDACAASRLQEAIEVRPRLVEAFEQWKEAAQGS
- a CDS encoding phosphoribosylaminoimidazolesuccinocarboxamide synthase, which gives rise to MSAQAQSIDVLPGIPLKARGKVRDIYDLGDTLLLVATDRISAFDAVSPTSIPGKGILLTQMSLFWFEYLGYPHHLLSSHVEDFPTALRPFADTLRGRSMLVRKALRFDVECVARGYLVGSGWKDYQRTGKVCGHDLPAGLQDGSRLPHPIFTPAAKNDIGHDENVDRETAGRICGPQVAQYLEESTLALYSKAAAHAQSAGIILADTKFEFGLIDGRVSLIDEVLTPDSSRFWPADTYAPGQAQPSFDKQFVRDHYEALAWDKNPPAPPLPSDVVEKTLEKYREAYRRLTGIAAAPA